AACGGGGTGCCGGGGGCCCAGGGGGCGGCCTCCCTGGCGGGCCGGGGCGTCACGCCGAGCGCCGAAAGCCGATCGTGGGGACGGCACGCCGCAGCGGCCAAGGCCTGACCAGTTCCTCCGACACGAGCCCCGCCAGGAACCCGTACCTCTCCAACGCCACCGGTGACTGCCCCTGGACCGACTGCACCTTCCGCCACCACGCCGCGATCTCCGACCACCCCGGCGCCGACAGCGACCCCCCGAACTCCTGCACCGACAGCGCCGCCGTCAGCCCGGCGAAGGCCAGCCGGTCGGCCAGCGGCCAGTCCGCCAGCGTCCCGGCCACGAACCCGGCGACGAACACGTCACCGGCCCCGGTCGGATCGAGCGCCTCGACCGCGATGGCCGGCACCTCCGCCGTCTCCCCCGTACGCCGGTCCACCGCATACGCCCCGTCCGCCCCGAGGGTGACCACCGCGAGCGGCACGTACGCGGTCAGGGCGTGTGCGGCGGCCCGGGGGCAGTCCGCGCCCGTGTACCGCATCGCCTCCTGAGCGTTCGGCAGGAACGCCTCGCAGTGCCGCAGGTCGGGCAGCGCCGCCAGATCCCACGCCCCGGTGTCGTCCCAGCCGACGTCGCCGAACACGCGGGTGCCCTTGCTCGCGGCCTGGGCGATCCAGGGCGCGCTCACGCCGGGCGCGAGGGAGGCGACGGCGGCACGCGCGCGGGGCGGGCAGGCGGGTGCGGGCTCCTCGGGGGGCGGCTCGTGGCCGTGCGAGACCATCGTGCGCTCTCCCTCGTAGGCCATGGAGACGGTCACCGGGGAGTGCCAGCCGGGCACCGTGCGCGACGGGGAGAGGTCGATGCCCTCGCCGTGCTCCAGGGCGTCCCAGCAGTAGTCGCCGTAGTGGTCGTCGCCGAAGGCCGCCGCGAGGGACGTGCGCAGGCCGAGGCGGGCCAGGGCGGTGGCCATGTTGGCGACGCCGCCGGGGCTCGACCCCATCCCGCGCGCCCAGGACTCCGTGCCGCGCACCGGGGCGGAGTCGAGGCCGGTGAAGATGATGTCCAGGAAGACGGTGCCGGTGAGGTAGACGTCCCAGGGCGGGTCGTCCGGTGTGCGCAGGGGGGCGAGGGGATCGACCTGGCTCTGGCGGTGCGATCCCTTTCCGGCCGGTCCCTTTCCGGCCGGTGCGGTGGACGCGATCACGATGCGCTCCCTGACGTGGTGCGGATCAGGCCAGTTTGCACCACATCACCGACAACGTGACGCCGATCACGCCGGGCCCACCCGTCCCGTCAGCTCGCGCCGGGCCCTCGCACGCCCCCGCGCCGGTAGGAGAGGGCGCTACCAGCGGGGCATCGCGGGTGTCACCCACTCCGGGTCGGCGATCCGCATGGCCGCGGCGTCGTCGCGATCCCGCAGAGCGCCGTCGTCGTCCAGCCACCGCCGGTGCAGCACGGCCAGCCGCTCGCGGTCGAGCTCCACGCCGAGGCCGGGCGCGTCGGACACGGCGACCTTGCCGCCCTCGAAGGTGAGCCGCTCGGTGAGGACGTCCTCGGACTGCCAGGGGTAGTGGGAGTCGCAGGCGTGGTGGAGGTCCGGGACGGTGGCGGCCACGTGGGTCATCGCGGCGAGCGAGATGCCCAGGTGGGTGTTGGAGTGCATCGACACGCCGACGCCGAAGGTGCGGCAGACGGCGGCGAGCTGCTGGGTGTTGCGCAGTCCGCCCCAGTAGTGGTGGTCGGAGAGCACGACCTGGACGGCGCCCCGGGTGAACGCCTCCTTGATCTCGGCGAAGGTCGTCACGCACATGTTGGTGGCGAGCGGCACCCCGGTCCGCTCGGCGACCTCGGCCATGGCGGGCGTGCCGAGCGCCGGGTCCTCCAGGTACTCCAGGACCTCGCCGAGCTCCCGGGCCACCTTCACGGACGTCTCCACGGACCAGGCGCCGTTCGGGTCGAGCCGCAGCGGGTGTCCCGGGAAGGCCTCGGCCAGCGCCCGTACGGCCGCGATCTCCTCGTCGGGCGGGAAGACACCGCCCTTGAGCTTGAAGGAGGTGAAGCCGTAGCGCTCCTTGAAGCGGCGGGCCTGCTCCACCACTCCCGCCGGGTCGACGGCGGCGCCCCAGTCGTCCTTCTCGGCCGGCACGCCCGCGGGGTGGCCGGCCCACTTGTAGAACAGGTAGGCGCTGTACTCGACAGCGTCGCGCACCTTGCCGCCGAGCAGCGTGTGCACGGGCAGTCCGAGCGCCTTGCCGAGGGCGTCCAGGCAGGCGACCTCGAAGCCGGAGACGACGGACAGCCGCAGCTTGTCGGCGGTCTGGACACCGCGCAGCCCCCCGACGTCCACGGCGTTCTCCACGCGGGAGGCGTCCACCGCTACCTGGTCAGCGACCGTGAACAGGCCGTTCAGATCACTGACCTGGCGGCCCTTCAGCCGCTCGGCGAAGGGCCGGGCCAGCTCCAGGTACTTGGCGTCGCCGTAGGTCTCCCCCACACCGGTGATCCCGTCCGCCGTGACGACCTCGACGATCAGCCGGGGCGTGTACGGCTGGTGCACGCCCTGGGTGTTCAACAGCGGCGGGTCCGCGACCAGGATCGGCGTCAGCCGTACGTCGGTGACGGCGAGGTTCACAGGGCGGCTCCCACGAGGTCGAGTCCGGCGGTGAGGACGGCGGTGAGGGCGGCCAGGTCGGCGGGCGAGGGGTCGGTGAGCGGGGCGCGCACCGGGCCCACGCGGTGGCCGCGGAGCCGGGCCGCCGCCTTCACCAGCGACACGGCGTACCCGGGGACGCGGTCGCGCAGTTCGACGAGCGGAACGTAGAAGTCGCGCAGCAGTTTGTCGACGGTGCCGTGGTCGCCCTCGCGCAGGGCGGTGAAGAAGGCGCCGGCGATCTCGGGGGCGAAGGCGTGGACGGCGGAGGAGTAGGCGGGGACGCCGACGGTGGCGTAGGCGCGGGCCTGGATCTCGGCGGTGGAGGCCCCGTTGAAGAACAGGAAGTCCTCGGGCGCGGCCAGTGTGAGGCGCTGCAGCCGGTCGAGGTCGCTGTGGCCGTCCTTGAGGCCGATGACGTTCGGCAGGGCGGCGATGCGCCGGAGGGAGCCGGCGGTGAAGGCGACCTGGCCGCGCTGGTAGGCGATGAGCGGCAGCGGGGTGCGGGCGGCGATCTGCTCCAGCTGGGCGACCAGTCCGTCCTGCGGGGCGGTGACGAGGTAGTGCGGCAGCACCAGGAGCGCGTCGGCCCCGGCGTCCTCGGCGATGCGCGCGAACCGGACGGCCTGCGCCCAGCCGTAGCCGGTGCCGGCGACGACGGGGACCCGTCCCGCCGCCTCCTCGACGGTGATGGTGACGACCTGCCGGTACTCGTCCTCGTCGAGCGAGAAGAACTCGCCGGTGCCGCAGGCCGGGAAGACGGCGCCGGGGGCGGCGGCGAGCCGCTCGGCGACGTAGGCGCGGAAGCCGTCCGGGTCGAGGGTGCCGTCGTCACGGAAGCTGGTCAGCGGGAACGACAGCACGCCGCCCGCCATCCCCTCCCGCAGCCGCCGCGCGACCGCCGCCGGTCCAGCGCTCACGGTCATCACCAGGTCATCTCCTTATGTAGACGTGATCTATGTATGAGAATGGAGGTTGAGTATGCGAACGTCAACCGCCCGGGCGGCCCGATTACCATCGGTGCATGTCAGACACAGGGGGCGTCCGCGAGGTGAAGTCCGCTGCGCGCACCGTCGAGCTGCTGGAACTCCTCGCCGCGCGCGCCGACCGTCCGGCCCGGCTCCAGGAGCTGGCCGACGCACTCGGCGTGCCGCGCAGCTCGATGTACGCGCTGCTGCAGACCCTGATCTCGCGCGGCTGGGTCCGCACCGACGTCACCGGATCCCTGTACGGCATCGGCATCCACGCCCTGCTCACCGGCACGGGCTACCTCGACTCCGACCCCCGGGTGCGGGCCGTACGGCCGTACCTCGACGAGGCGTCCGAGGCGCTCGGCGAGACCATCCACATGGGCCGGCTGGACGGCCGGGACGTGGCGTATCTGGCCACGCGGGAGTCGCACGAGTACCTGCGCACGATCAGCCGTGTGGGGCGGCGCCTGCCCGCGCACGTCGGCGCCCTCGGCAAGGCCCTGCTGGCGGAACGCCCGGACGGCGAGCTGCCCGAGGGGCCGTACGAGGCACTGACCCCGAACTCCCACACGAGTAGGGCGTCCCTGGCGGCCGACCTCGCGCAGATCCGGTCCCGCGGCTGGTCCGTGGACCGTGAGGAAGGCGTGAGCGGCATCGTCGGCTTCGGGTTCGCGCTGCGCTACGACACCCCGGCCCTGGACGCGATCAGCTGTTCGGTGCCGGTCGCCCGGCTCACGCCCGCACACGAGGAGCGGATTGTCGCCGTGATGCGGGAGATCCGGGCGAAGGCCGAGGCGACCGTTCCGGCGGCGCCCGGATCGGTGCACTGGCGTTAGCGAGAGCGCCGCCGACGCCTGACGAAGGGCACTCGTTTACCCGGGCATCACCACCCCAAACACAACGTGCTCCAGATCACACACCCCGGGCTCCCGTGTCCGACTACGTGCTTGATACAAATTGCTCGCGCGTTCCTGTCCGTCGACGGTCGTCGCCCAACCCCCCTTTTCCCCCGCTCCTTTCGCATGCCCTGGGAACGCCCGTGTTCGCCCCTCGCACCACTCCCTGGCCCCTCGTCGCCCTTTTCACGGCCGGGTACCTCGCTCCGTATCTGCTGCCCACCACCGTCGGCAGACTCGACTCGGACCTTCCGCTCTCCGCCACGCAGGCCGGTGCCGTCGGCAGCGCCCTGCTGCTGAGTTCGGCCGCCGCCGGATTCGTCCTGGCCTCCCGGGTCGAACGGGCCGGAGCCCGCACCCTCGCCCGGCTCGGCCTCGCCCTGGCCCTCCTCGGCTACGGCGGTGCCGCCCTGACCACCGCGATCCCCGCTGTCATCGCCGGCGCGATGATCGGCGGGTTCGGCTCCGGCACGGCCACCACCGTCGCCGCCACGCTCATCGCCGGTCAGAAGGATCCGCACCGGGCCTCCACGGCCGGGCTGCTCAGCGTCTCCGCCCTCGCGGGCGCCGTGTATCTGACGGTGCCGCACCTCGGCCCGGGGCACGGTCTGCCCCTGGCCGCGATCGCCCTCACGGCCCTGGCCGTGTGGCCGCTGACCGGCCACCTCCCCGCCGGAACGCCCGTCGCGCCCGCGCGGCAGGACAAGGCCCGGCTGCCGCACGCCCGTTCCGGGCTGGTGCTCGCCGCCGCCATGGTGTGCTGGTCGCTCGCCCAGAACTCCCTGTGGGGCGTGAGCGGACGCATCGGCCTGGAGCAGGCGCACCTCGGCGAGGCCACCGTCGGTGCCGTCTTCGCCCTCGGACTGGGCGCCGGGCTGGCCGGTGTCCTCGCGGCGGGCGCCCTCGGGGCCCGGCTGGGACGCGCCGTGCCCATCGGCGGCGGCACGGTTCTCATCGCCGCCTGCATCGCGCTCAGCGCCCGCGCGACCGACCTGGGGAGCTTCGCGGCCGGCGAGATCGCCTGGAACACGCTCTACCCGGTGGTGCTGTCGTATCTCATCGGGCTCGCCGCCTCGCTCGACCCGCGCGGCCGCTGGGCGGTCCTGGTCGGCTCGGCGTCCTCGCTGGGCACGGCCGCCGGACCGCTGACCGGCAGTGTGCTGTCGGCGCAGGCAGGGTTCCCGGTCATGGGCGCGGTGCTCGGCGCCGGGCTGCTGGTGATCGCCCTGCCGATGACGGCCGTCGCCCTGCACACCGGCGGGCGCCCGCTGCTGCCCGGCGCGATCCGCCGCCGCGGCGGACACCCGGCCGCCCTGGTCGCCGCCGCCACGGGCACGCCGACCGGCGCGGTTCCCGAGATCGGCGCCCCGGAGCAGCCGGTGGTGGAGATCTCGATGGAGGCCGCCGCCGTCCCCGCCCAGCGCGCCTACGGCAAGGCGGGGTCGGAGGCCCTCTGAGACCTGCCCTGAGCTACCCGAAGGTGTACGCCTCCACCTCGGCCAGATAGCGCGCCCGTAGCTCCTCGTCGTCCTCCAGGAACGAGGCGAGGAAGGAGTTGCGGGCGAGCTCCCGCAGCCGTTCCCCGGTGAGGCCGAGGGTGGCGCGCACGGCGTCGAAGTTGTCGCCGGCGTAGCCGCCGAAGTAGGCCGGGTCGTCGGAGTTGACCGTGCACATCAGGCCGGCGTCCAGCATGGCGGGCAGGGGATGGTCGGCGAGGGTGTCGACCGTGCGCAGCCGGACGTTGGACAGCGGGCACAGCGTCAGCGGCACCCGGTCGCGCACCAGCCGCTCCACCAGCGCCGGGTCCTCCACACAGCGCAGCCCGTGGTCGACCCGCTCGACGCCGAGGACGTCCAGCGCCTCGGTGATGTACTCGGGCGGGCCCTCCTCACCGGCGTGGGCGACCCGCCGCAGGCCGAGCGCGGCGGCGGCCTCGTAGACCTCGCGGAACTTC
This is a stretch of genomic DNA from Streptomyces hawaiiensis. It encodes these proteins:
- a CDS encoding MFS transporter, whose product is MFAPRTTPWPLVALFTAGYLAPYLLPTTVGRLDSDLPLSATQAGAVGSALLLSSAAAGFVLASRVERAGARTLARLGLALALLGYGGAALTTAIPAVIAGAMIGGFGSGTATTVAATLIAGQKDPHRASTAGLLSVSALAGAVYLTVPHLGPGHGLPLAAIALTALAVWPLTGHLPAGTPVAPARQDKARLPHARSGLVLAAAMVCWSLAQNSLWGVSGRIGLEQAHLGEATVGAVFALGLGAGLAGVLAAGALGARLGRAVPIGGGTVLIAACIALSARATDLGSFAAGEIAWNTLYPVVLSYLIGLAASLDPRGRWAVLVGSASSLGTAAGPLTGSVLSAQAGFPVMGAVLGAGLLVIALPMTAVALHTGGRPLLPGAIRRRGGHPAALVAAATGTPTGAVPEIGAPEQPVVEISMEAAAVPAQRAYGKAGSEAL
- a CDS encoding IclR family transcriptional regulator produces the protein MSDTGGVREVKSAARTVELLELLAARADRPARLQELADALGVPRSSMYALLQTLISRGWVRTDVTGSLYGIGIHALLTGTGYLDSDPRVRAVRPYLDEASEALGETIHMGRLDGRDVAYLATRESHEYLRTISRVGRRLPAHVGALGKALLAERPDGELPEGPYEALTPNSHTSRASLAADLAQIRSRGWSVDREEGVSGIVGFGFALRYDTPALDAISCSVPVARLTPAHEERIVAVMREIRAKAEATVPAAPGSVHWR
- a CDS encoding 5-dehydro-4-deoxyglucarate dehydratase translates to MTVSAGPAAVARRLREGMAGGVLSFPLTSFRDDGTLDPDGFRAYVAERLAAAPGAVFPACGTGEFFSLDEDEYRQVVTITVEEAAGRVPVVAGTGYGWAQAVRFARIAEDAGADALLVLPHYLVTAPQDGLVAQLEQIAARTPLPLIAYQRGQVAFTAGSLRRIAALPNVIGLKDGHSDLDRLQRLTLAAPEDFLFFNGASTAEIQARAYATVGVPAYSSAVHAFAPEIAGAFFTALREGDHGTVDKLLRDFYVPLVELRDRVPGYAVSLVKAAARLRGHRVGPVRAPLTDPSPADLAALTAVLTAGLDLVGAAL
- a CDS encoding carbohydrate kinase family protein, which gives rise to MIASTAPAGKGPAGKGSHRQSQVDPLAPLRTPDDPPWDVYLTGTVFLDIIFTGLDSAPVRGTESWARGMGSSPGGVANMATALARLGLRTSLAAAFGDDHYGDYCWDALEHGEGIDLSPSRTVPGWHSPVTVSMAYEGERTMVSHGHEPPPEEPAPACPPRARAAVASLAPGVSAPWIAQAASKGTRVFGDVGWDDTGAWDLAALPDLRHCEAFLPNAQEAMRYTGADCPRAAAHALTAYVPLAVVTLGADGAYAVDRRTGETAEVPAIAVEALDPTGAGDVFVAGFVAGTLADWPLADRLAFAGLTAALSVQEFGGSLSAPGWSEIAAWWRKVQSVQGQSPVALERYGFLAGLVSEELVRPWPLRRAVPTIGFRRSA
- a CDS encoding glucarate dehydratase family protein, with product MNLAVTDVRLTPILVADPPLLNTQGVHQPYTPRLIVEVVTADGITGVGETYGDAKYLELARPFAERLKGRQVSDLNGLFTVADQVAVDASRVENAVDVGGLRGVQTADKLRLSVVSGFEVACLDALGKALGLPVHTLLGGKVRDAVEYSAYLFYKWAGHPAGVPAEKDDWGAAVDPAGVVEQARRFKERYGFTSFKLKGGVFPPDEEIAAVRALAEAFPGHPLRLDPNGAWSVETSVKVARELGEVLEYLEDPALGTPAMAEVAERTGVPLATNMCVTTFAEIKEAFTRGAVQVVLSDHHYWGGLRNTQQLAAVCRTFGVGVSMHSNTHLGISLAAMTHVAATVPDLHHACDSHYPWQSEDVLTERLTFEGGKVAVSDAPGLGVELDRERLAVLHRRWLDDDGALRDRDDAAAMRIADPEWVTPAMPRW